The following proteins are encoded in a genomic region of Periophthalmus magnuspinnatus isolate fPerMag1 chromosome 21, fPerMag1.2.pri, whole genome shotgun sequence:
- the LOC117388977 gene encoding collagen alpha-3(VI) chain, producing MRHRVLPLCALLGFLLIGLPTTLKAQEAQDSADLVLLIDGSQNVGAANFPSVRELALRIVESLDVARDKIHVALALYNGSPEIKFYLNSYESKASILEAVKGLSFPGGDESNLGLALEEVSENLLSSNAGGRAEEGVPQMLVVISGGSSTDDTGTGDRALKRAGVITFGLAIGDSASADLETVATDRSFVLSAPDFRAARTLGDQLLPYLNGVVQRTIIVQNEFTEGRSHL from the exons ATGCGGCACAGGGTCTTACCACTCTGTGCCCTTCTGGGTTTCCTCCTCATAGGACTCCCCACAACCCTAAAAGCTCAGGAGG cacaagaCTCAGCCGACCTAGTTCTCTTAATTGATGGATCACAGAATGTTGGAGCAGCAAACTTCCCCTCTGTGCGTGAATTGGCTTTGAGAATCGTTGAGAGCCTTGATGTGGCCAGAGACAAAATTCACGTGGCTTTGGCCCTTTACAACGGCAGCCCTGAGATTAAGTTTTACCTGAATAGCTATGAGAGCAAAGCCTCCATCCTGGAAGCCGTGAAGGGGCTGTCTTTCCCGGGGGGCGATGAGTCCAACCTGGGCCTGGCTCTTGAGGAAGTGTCTGAAAACCTACTGAGCTCAAATGCGGGCGGCCGGGCGGAGGAGGGCGTACCGCAGATGTTAGTGGTGATCAGCGGAGGCTCGTCCACAGATGACACCGGAACAGGCGACAGGGCTCTGAAAAGGGCAGGGGTCATAACATTCGGGCTGGCAATCGGTGACTCTGCCTCAGCCGACCTGGAGACAGTGGCCACAGACAGGAGTTTTGTTCTGTCCGCCCCAGATTTCAGAGCCGCTCGCACCCTGGGCGATCAGCTGTTGCCCTACCTTAACGGGGTTGTCCAGCGCACCATTATAGTTCAGAATGAGTTCACAGAAGGTAGGTCACATCTCTAA